The following coding sequences lie in one Arthrobacter sp. SLBN-122 genomic window:
- a CDS encoding universal stress protein: MTWENFDVAPLLVGIMPKQHPEVLRAAAMLASRLSVPLVCAYVDEASYLVEWDPARSAHRLSLHPDKDDDMLALSTELKEQVQATVDKLPSDGRSIQWSFRTLTGDPARALAQLAAEVDAPMIIVGTSERGFTHRLSEALNGSVGQWLSHHQGRPVLVVPYRMPAHEDRP; this comes from the coding sequence ATGACATGGGAAAACTTCGACGTCGCCCCGCTGCTGGTGGGAATCATGCCCAAACAGCACCCGGAGGTTCTCCGGGCTGCGGCCATGCTGGCCTCCCGGCTCTCCGTGCCGCTGGTCTGCGCCTACGTGGACGAAGCCAGCTACCTGGTGGAATGGGATCCGGCCCGCTCCGCCCACCGGCTTTCCCTGCACCCGGACAAAGATGACGACATGCTGGCACTGTCAACGGAGTTGAAGGAACAGGTCCAGGCAACAGTGGACAAGCTCCCGTCCGACGGCAGGTCCATCCAGTGGTCCTTCCGCACTCTGACGGGGGACCCCGCCCGGGCCCTGGCCCAACTGGCCGCCGAAGTGGACGCCCCAATGATCATTGTGGGCACCTCCGAACGCGGGTTCACGCATCGGCTGTCGGAGGCCCTCAACGGCTCGGTGGGGCAGTGGCTAAGCCACCACCAAGGCCGGCCGGTGCTGGTGGTTCCCTACCGGATGCCTGCTCACGAGGACAGGCCCTGA
- a CDS encoding metal-sensitive transcriptional regulator, protein MNAIEEAVAALAADAPATEAGGAVHHGYTGNKDAYLRRLKRIEGQVRGIARMVDEDKYCIDILTQVAAVTKALHAVSLGLVEEHIGHCVVGAASEPDPEARAEAIDAKVKEAADAIGRLLR, encoded by the coding sequence ATGAACGCTATCGAAGAAGCCGTCGCGGCCCTGGCAGCTGACGCTCCGGCCACGGAGGCCGGCGGTGCAGTCCATCACGGCTACACGGGAAACAAGGATGCATACCTTCGCCGGCTGAAGCGCATTGAGGGGCAGGTCCGGGGCATTGCCCGGATGGTGGATGAGGACAAATACTGCATCGACATCCTCACCCAGGTTGCCGCCGTCACCAAGGCCCTGCACGCCGTCAGCCTCGGGCTGGTCGAGGAACACATCGGCCACTGCGTGGTGGGTGCCGCCTCAGAACCGGACCCGGAAGCACGCGCTGAGGCCATCGATGCCAAGGTCAAGGAAGCCGCCGACGCCATCGGCCGCCTCCTTCGCTGA
- a CDS encoding heavy-metal-associated domain-containing protein: MSTTSPTTTTISVSGMTCGHCVSAVSEELEALEGVEAVDVDLNAGGISTVTITSSKELPPSDIGEAVAEAGYLVVANEA; encoded by the coding sequence ATGAGCACCACCTCCCCCACCACCACGACCATCAGCGTTTCCGGCATGACCTGCGGGCACTGCGTGTCGGCCGTCAGTGAAGAACTCGAGGCTCTGGAAGGCGTTGAAGCAGTGGACGTCGATCTGAACGCCGGCGGCATTTCCACCGTGACCATCACCTCAAGCAAGGAACTCCCGCCCTCCGACATCGGGGAAGCCGTCGCCGAGGCGGGCTACCTGGTCGTCGCCAACGAGGCCTAG
- a CDS encoding heavy metal translocating P-type ATPase — protein MSHQELLHQPGTRIVELDIEGMTCASCVNRVEKKLGKLDGVSATVNLPLESAYVTVPEGISDEQLVDTVNAAGYTASVRAPRRPAGDAGDLRQHASKRGTSEHAEQVSGVAAQLRPRLILAAVLTIPVFLVSMVPAFQFPNWGWAAAVLALPVVTWAAWPFHRAAAINARHLASTMDTLVSLGVAAAYLFSAWQLLADPRMTEHPGMEGMPGGLYFEVASVVTTFLLLGRYLEANAKQKAGDALQALLNLGAKDATVLRGGLEEKIPADRLQVGDVLVVRPGEKIATDGVVVDGASAVDASLVTGESVPVEVGPDSRVTGATINTSGRLLVRATRVGSETTLAQMARLVSQAQTGKAPIARLADRISAVFVPVVLAIAALTFVLWLVLAGPGADGSTLREAFTAAVAVLVIACPCALGLATPVGLLTGTGRGAQLGILIKGPQVLEDTRTVDTILLDKTGTVTTGVLAVDATAAFPGFQEGDVLRLAGAVEAASEHPVARAIAAAAASAASLALAAHEGGASPSAHLPAAHLPAVQGFSSAAGGGVSGTVEGRHVMAGRSGWLEQNGIALDAGQQAQLAAAEDGGATAICVAVDGTPAGIISLRDTVKEGSAAAVARLKALGLRPILLTGDNAAVAARVAAAVGIAPDDVHSGILPEGKVEAVRKLQAGGATVAMAGDGVNDAAALAQADLGIAMGSGTDVAIEAADLTVMGNDLAQVAQAIELSRKTLGTIKTNLFWAFFYNAVGIPVAALGLLNPMIAGGAMAASSVLVVANSLRLRSFGKPRR, from the coding sequence ATGAGCCACCAAGAACTGCTGCACCAACCCGGCACCCGGATCGTCGAACTGGACATCGAGGGGATGACCTGCGCGTCCTGCGTCAACCGGGTGGAGAAGAAGCTCGGGAAGCTCGACGGCGTGTCGGCAACGGTCAACCTCCCGCTGGAATCCGCCTACGTCACGGTCCCCGAGGGGATCAGCGACGAGCAGCTGGTGGACACGGTCAACGCTGCAGGCTATACCGCAAGCGTCCGTGCGCCGCGCCGTCCGGCCGGCGATGCCGGGGACTTGCGGCAGCATGCGTCCAAGCGAGGAACGAGCGAGCATGCAGAGCAAGTGTCCGGCGTCGCCGCGCAGCTCCGCCCGCGCCTCATCCTCGCCGCGGTTCTGACGATCCCGGTGTTCCTGGTCAGCATGGTCCCGGCGTTCCAGTTTCCGAATTGGGGCTGGGCGGCGGCGGTGCTGGCGTTGCCGGTGGTCACGTGGGCGGCGTGGCCCTTCCACCGCGCTGCGGCCATCAACGCGAGGCACCTCGCCTCAACCATGGACACACTAGTATCGCTCGGCGTGGCGGCCGCCTACCTGTTTTCGGCGTGGCAGCTGCTGGCGGACCCCCGCATGACGGAGCATCCCGGCATGGAGGGCATGCCCGGGGGACTGTACTTCGAGGTGGCGTCGGTGGTCACCACCTTCCTGCTCCTGGGCCGGTACCTGGAGGCCAATGCCAAGCAAAAGGCAGGCGACGCGCTCCAGGCCCTGCTGAACCTGGGCGCCAAGGATGCCACCGTCCTGCGCGGCGGCCTGGAAGAGAAGATCCCTGCGGACCGCCTGCAGGTGGGCGATGTCCTGGTGGTCCGGCCGGGCGAGAAGATCGCCACCGACGGCGTGGTGGTGGACGGCGCCTCCGCCGTGGATGCCTCCCTGGTCACGGGTGAGTCCGTCCCGGTCGAGGTGGGGCCGGACAGCCGCGTCACGGGTGCAACCATCAACACCTCCGGCCGCCTGCTGGTGAGGGCAACAAGGGTTGGCTCGGAAACCACGCTGGCGCAGATGGCGCGCCTGGTATCGCAGGCGCAGACGGGCAAGGCCCCCATCGCGCGGCTCGCCGACCGCATCAGCGCCGTCTTTGTCCCGGTGGTCCTGGCCATTGCCGCACTGACGTTCGTCCTCTGGCTCGTCCTGGCCGGCCCGGGAGCCGACGGCAGCACCCTTCGGGAGGCATTCACGGCCGCCGTCGCGGTCCTGGTGATCGCCTGCCCATGCGCACTGGGCCTGGCCACCCCGGTTGGCCTGCTGACGGGCACCGGCCGGGGCGCGCAGCTGGGCATCCTGATCAAGGGGCCCCAGGTACTCGAGGACACCCGCACAGTGGACACCATCCTGCTGGACAAGACGGGGACCGTCACCACCGGCGTCCTCGCCGTGGACGCCACGGCAGCGTTCCCCGGCTTCCAGGAAGGGGACGTCCTCCGGCTCGCCGGAGCCGTTGAGGCCGCCAGCGAGCACCCGGTGGCCCGCGCCATTGCGGCAGCAGCAGCTTCCGCCGCATCTTTGGCCCTTGCAGCGCACGAAGGCGGCGCGTCGCCTTCCGCGCATTTGCCGGCAGCTCACCTGCCGGCAGTCCAGGGGTTCAGTTCCGCCGCGGGCGGCGGCGTATCCGGGACCGTCGAGGGCAGGCACGTGATGGCTGGACGGAGCGGCTGGCTGGAGCAGAACGGCATTGCCCTGGACGCCGGCCAGCAGGCACAGTTGGCAGCTGCCGAGGATGGCGGCGCCACCGCCATCTGCGTCGCAGTGGATGGAACGCCGGCCGGCATCATCAGCCTCAGGGACACCGTCAAGGAAGGCTCCGCCGCCGCCGTCGCCCGGCTGAAGGCGTTGGGCCTGCGGCCCATCCTGCTGACCGGGGACAACGCCGCCGTCGCCGCCCGGGTGGCAGCCGCCGTCGGCATCGCTCCGGACGATGTCCATTCCGGCATCCTGCCGGAAGGGAAGGTGGAGGCAGTTCGCAAGCTCCAGGCAGGCGGAGCCACGGTGGCCATGGCCGGGGACGGCGTCAACGATGCCGCGGCGCTTGCACAGGCGGACCTCGGAATTGCGATGGGCTCCGGGACTGACGTGGCCATCGAAGCCGCCGACCTGACGGTGATGGGCAACGACCTCGCCCAGGTGGCCCAA